Within Streptomyces antibioticus, the genomic segment GTGCGACCGCATCTACACCATGGCCGCCGGACGGCTCACGGGCGAGTTCCCGCGGGCCGAGGCCACGCAGGAAGTGCTGATGCGTCAGATGACGAAGGACAAAGAGGTAACGCGATGAGCACCGATGTGACGGACAAGAGCCCGGCGGCCGCGCCGCCCGGCAAGGGCGGCGGACCGGCCGCCGGCAACCTGCTCCGGCTCGTGCTGGACGGTCTGCGCCGCAACATGCGCCAGTACGGCATGCTGATCGCCCTCGGCCTGATCGTGCTCCTCTTCCAGGTGTGGACCGGCGGCGACCTGCTGCTGCCGCGCAACGTCTCCAACCTGGTGCTCCAGAACAGCTACATCCTGATCCTCGCGATCGGCATGATGCTGGTGATCATCGCGGGGCACATCGATCTGTCGGTGGGGTCGCTGACGGCGTTCGTGGGCTCCTTCGCGGCGGTGCTCACCGTCCAGCACGACATCCCGTGGCCGCTCGCCCTGCTGCTGTGTCTGCTGGTGGGCGCGGTGGCCGGCTCGGTGCAGGGCTTCCTGATCGCCTATCTCGGCATACCGTCGTTCATCGTCACCCTCGCGGGCATGCTGCTCTTCCGGGGTCTGACGGAGATCCTGCTGGAGGGCCAGACCCTCGGCCCGTTCCCGGACGGCCTCCAGAAGATGGGCAACGGCTTCCTGCCGGAGGCGGGCCCGGAGACGAACTACCACAACATCACGCTGCTGCTCGGGCTCGTCCTGGTGGTGTTCGTCGTCCTCCAGGAGGTCCGCGACCGCAGGCGGCAGCAGGAGTTCGCGCTCGACGTGGTGCCGCGCAACCTCTTCCTGCTCAAGCTCGTCGCCATCGTCGCCGCGATGCTCACCGTGACCCTGCTGCTCGCCAGCTACAAGGGCGCGCCGATCGTGCTGCTGATCCTGGGCGTGCTGGTGGTCGGCTACGGCTATGTGATGCGCAACGCCGTCTTCGGCCGGCACATCTACGCGATCGGCGGCAATCTGCCGGCGGCCAAGCTGTCCGGCGTCAAGGACAAGAAGGTCACCTTCCTGGTCTTCCTCAACATGGGCGTGCTCGCGGCCCTGGCGGGTCTGGTGGTCGCCGCCCGTCTGAACGCGGCCTCGCCGAAGGCGGGACTGAGCTTCGAACTCGAGGCGATCGCCTCGGCGTTCATCGGTGGCGCGTCCATGAGCGGCGGTGTCGGAACCGTCCTCGGCGCGATCATCGGCGGTCTGGTCCTCGGTGTGCTGAACAACGGC encodes:
- the mmsB gene encoding multiple monosaccharide ABC transporter permease, coding for MSTDVTDKSPAAAPPGKGGGPAAGNLLRLVLDGLRRNMRQYGMLIALGLIVLLFQVWTGGDLLLPRNVSNLVLQNSYILILAIGMMLVIIAGHIDLSVGSLTAFVGSFAAVLTVQHDIPWPLALLLCLLVGAVAGSVQGFLIAYLGIPSFIVTLAGMLLFRGLTEILLEGQTLGPFPDGLQKMGNGFLPEAGPETNYHNITLLLGLVLVVFVVLQEVRDRRRQQEFALDVVPRNLFLLKLVAIVAAMLTVTLLLASYKGAPIVLLILGVLVVGYGYVMRNAVFGRHIYAIGGNLPAAKLSGVKDKKVTFLVFLNMGVLAALAGLVVAARLNAASPKAGLSFELEAIASAFIGGASMSGGVGTVLGAIIGGLVLGVLNNGMNLLSVGTDWQQVIKGLALLAAVGFDVWNKRKSGS